One window of the Sulfitobacter alexandrii genome contains the following:
- a CDS encoding IclR family transcriptional regulator, giving the protein MEQRSADNWTGPGRDRAAPLPMTAGHADPCETDRKFANTLARGLGVLRAFRASDNGLTHAEIAERTGLPKPTVSRLTYTLCALGYLAHGGRNDRFRLGPAAVTLGSVAGLSVGFVEQASDLMQSLADRTGTLAVIAVRDGARMLLARTWRPTGRSTVWLEPGHKTPVLGSSSGMAVIAAMEDDRFAALDNAAALASFRAEGAYQLDHQGFLIVPRDQSYTRTVNAVSVPYYAEEFCESVAFTCGASPRDLTTARMLDEVGPALRDTVRALERETGHASARMQRG; this is encoded by the coding sequence GGACGCGACCGGGCTGCGCCGTTGCCGATGACCGCCGGGCATGCCGACCCCTGTGAAACGGATCGCAAGTTCGCCAACACGCTGGCGCGCGGGCTCGGCGTGCTGCGGGCGTTTCGCGCCAGCGACAACGGTCTGACCCATGCCGAGATCGCCGAACGCACCGGTTTGCCCAAGCCCACGGTATCGCGCCTGACCTACACGCTGTGCGCGCTGGGGTATCTGGCTCACGGGGGCCGGAACGACCGCTTCCGGCTCGGCCCCGCCGCGGTGACCCTCGGCTCCGTCGCTGGGTTGTCCGTGGGCTTCGTGGAACAGGCGTCGGACCTGATGCAGTCCCTCGCGGACCGGACCGGGACACTGGCGGTCATCGCGGTCCGGGATGGCGCGCGCATGTTGCTGGCAAGGACATGGCGGCCGACCGGCCGTTCGACCGTCTGGCTCGAGCCGGGTCACAAGACGCCGGTCCTTGGCTCGTCCTCCGGCATGGCGGTGATCGCCGCGATGGAAGACGACCGTTTTGCGGCGCTGGACAATGCCGCCGCGCTGGCATCCTTCCGCGCGGAAGGGGCGTACCAGCTCGACCATCAGGGATTCCTGATCGTGCCACGGGATCAGAGCTACACCCGCACTGTCAACGCGGTCAGCGTGCCCTACTATGCAGAAGAGTTCTGCGAATCCGTTGCCTTTACCTGTGGCGCATCGCCACGTGACCTGACAACCGCCCGGATGCTGGACGAGGTCGGACCGGCCCTGCGCGACACGGTGCGCGCGCTGGAGCGGGAAACCGGACATGCCTCGGCCCGGATGCAGCGCGGATAG